The following coding sequences are from one Desulfosporosinus orientis DSM 765 window:
- a CDS encoding efflux RND transporter permease subunit, with protein MKKGLIEHVIEKKVFIIIVIILLMAVGFYSYINIPKQNFPEVVLPVAAVTVVYPGASAEDMEELVTKKVEETVMSLNGFDYCSSDVYENYCTVTVCLDMNLSQEEVDESFDDLRLKVTSLKETLPGGVTQISVNTDIMDTAGLLVAVTADNISGDELVQRATELKDRLKLLDGVKKVDIYGEQLSEVKVTVDVNKLNALDLSLSEISSLISAQNSMIPAGTMDIKQNVMTVSSNGKFASIDEIKNIIVGSSKSNGVIYRLSDIAAVKKSVPDEPRYYYNGEPSNLLVLYFDKGINVVTMTSSIRDAMEAFSGTLPDNIQVHEVYLQSNVVKTAINGFVENLAEAIILVMLVVMLCINLRNSIAVSIAIPLSILSTFILLPWFGVDIQFVSLAALIVVLGMLVDNSIVVSDSIQSRLDSGEDRYAAAVKGTEAVARPIFVSMLVAVSGFSSLFTLSGAYKQLAFSLPVVVITCLVICCLVSLLVTPLMSYLFLKKHDGKKEDKFKKVAQIYDQYFLMAFYHRKKAIASALFFLIVCALSLTLINFELVAKADKDVVTIEVRGDRENGLDKTEAVVKQIQGILAEQPEVEYYLSGVGQGIPRYDFSVLPKGVGDDVGDIFVRVDLRKGKRFDMTKDMVAYLQKELDEKVSGGQVIVDELGVIAFMTKPVEIKLYSDNLEDLNTASDMVAEVMSSIEGTKNIINSHDISTYNYYVDMDTKKLNSLGLMKAEVQNELSLALMGRDVSLYREGSKEYDVFLDSNIDSQTMLENFKVKSSATGSKYQLQQFADISPEPHLTGITRIDGHRGRVVGSYVDGGHSNVAVQSKLENKLSKLDFPVSVTLEKSGEKKEYMNVVKTIAFAAAVSFILIFLILVYQFNSVKKALIAFISVPFGTCAGIAGLFLTGQNLSLFALIGIISMIGVVLANAIMLIQFIDDERLKGASVLDACKTAGVKRLRAILTSTTTATLGLLPLAVGGDTLFIPMARLLMSGLIISMMINLIFVPIIYHLVYSDGKDNDPANSPAAI; from the coding sequence ATGAAAAAAGGCTTGATAGAACATGTTATTGAAAAGAAAGTATTTATCATCATCGTCATCATTTTACTGATGGCCGTCGGCTTTTATTCGTACATAAACATTCCCAAACAGAATTTCCCGGAAGTTGTCCTGCCTGTCGCGGCAGTTACCGTGGTATACCCTGGAGCATCCGCCGAAGATATGGAGGAACTGGTGACCAAAAAGGTCGAGGAAACCGTCATGTCGCTGAACGGGTTTGATTACTGCTCCTCAGATGTTTATGAAAACTACTGTACGGTGACGGTATGCCTCGATATGAACCTGAGCCAGGAAGAGGTCGATGAAAGTTTTGACGACCTGCGTCTTAAGGTTACCAGTTTGAAGGAAACGCTGCCTGGCGGCGTTACGCAAATTTCCGTAAACACAGACATCATGGATACCGCCGGCCTTCTTGTCGCGGTAACCGCGGATAACATATCCGGTGATGAATTAGTCCAGAGAGCGACGGAACTAAAAGACCGGCTTAAGCTGCTGGACGGAGTGAAAAAAGTCGACATTTACGGAGAGCAGCTTTCTGAAGTGAAGGTAACCGTAGATGTAAACAAACTGAATGCGCTGGATCTCTCGCTGTCGGAAATCTCATCGCTGATATCTGCTCAAAACAGCATGATTCCGGCCGGCACGATGGATATCAAGCAGAATGTTATGACGGTCAGCTCCAACGGAAAATTCGCAAGCATTGATGAAATCAAAAACATCATTGTCGGATCTTCGAAATCTAATGGAGTCATCTATCGGTTGTCCGATATCGCCGCAGTGAAAAAAAGCGTACCGGACGAACCTCGGTACTATTATAACGGCGAGCCCTCCAATTTATTAGTGCTGTATTTTGACAAGGGGATCAATGTCGTGACCATGACCAGTTCTATCCGGGACGCCATGGAGGCTTTTTCCGGCACGCTCCCGGATAATATACAGGTCCATGAAGTCTATTTACAGTCGAATGTTGTCAAAACAGCAATCAATGGATTTGTTGAAAACTTAGCGGAAGCCATTATTCTGGTCATGCTTGTAGTAATGCTGTGCATCAATCTGCGCAACAGTATTGCCGTCAGCATTGCGATACCCTTGTCGATCCTTTCCACATTTATTTTATTGCCGTGGTTCGGCGTGGATATCCAGTTTGTTTCCTTAGCCGCCCTGATCGTTGTTTTGGGCATGCTGGTGGATAATTCCATTGTCGTAAGCGACTCTATACAGTCCAGACTGGACAGCGGTGAGGACAGGTATGCGGCGGCGGTGAAAGGGACGGAAGCAGTGGCGCGGCCGATCTTTGTTTCCATGCTGGTTGCGGTTTCGGGATTTTCCTCCTTGTTTACGTTATCCGGAGCCTATAAACAATTGGCCTTCAGCCTTCCCGTGGTTGTTATAACCTGCCTTGTTATCTGCTGTTTGGTCTCCCTTCTCGTCACTCCGCTTATGTCATATCTTTTTCTTAAAAAGCATGACGGGAAAAAAGAGGATAAATTTAAAAAGGTTGCCCAAATATACGATCAATATTTTCTGATGGCATTTTACCATCGCAAAAAGGCGATCGCCTCCGCGTTGTTTTTTTTGATTGTCTGCGCTTTAAGCCTAACGCTCATCAATTTTGAGCTGGTGGCCAAAGCGGACAAAGATGTGGTGACCATTGAGGTCAGGGGAGACCGTGAAAACGGACTGGATAAAACAGAGGCTGTGGTCAAGCAGATACAGGGGATTTTGGCCGAACAGCCTGAAGTTGAATACTATCTTTCCGGAGTAGGGCAGGGAATCCCGAGATATGATTTTTCCGTGCTTCCCAAAGGAGTGGGTGATGACGTTGGCGATATTTTTGTACGAGTCGATCTGAGGAAAGGTAAGCGGTTTGATATGACAAAGGATATGGTCGCCTACCTACAAAAAGAACTTGATGAAAAGGTGTCAGGCGGACAGGTGATAGTTGATGAACTGGGAGTTATCGCCTTTATGACAAAGCCTGTCGAAATCAAATTGTACAGCGATAACCTGGAGGATTTAAACACGGCTTCCGATATGGTCGCAGAGGTGATGAGCAGTATTGAGGGGACGAAAAACATAATCAATTCCCACGATATATCCACTTACAATTACTACGTCGATATGGACACGAAGAAACTGAACAGCTTGGGTCTTATGAAAGCGGAGGTGCAGAACGAGCTCAGCCTGGCCTTGATGGGAAGGGATGTTTCCTTATACAGGGAAGGAAGCAAGGAATACGATGTCTTTTTGGATAGTAATATCGACAGTCAAACTATGCTGGAAAACTTTAAAGTAAAATCCTCGGCGACAGGGAGCAAATATCAACTGCAGCAATTTGCGGATATCTCACCGGAGCCGCATCTCACGGGAATTACGCGTATAGACGGACACCGGGGAAGAGTGGTCGGCAGCTATGTCGACGGCGGTCACAGCAATGTCGCGGTGCAGTCGAAATTGGAGAATAAGCTGTCAAAGCTGGACTTCCCGGTCAGTGTAACGCTGGAAAAATCCGGAGAAAAGAAGGAATATATGAATGTGGTAAAAACGATCGCCTTCGCTGCGGCAGTTTCGTTTATTCTGATTTTCCTGATCTTGGTGTACCAGTTCAATTCTGTGAAAAAGGCTTTGATTGCGTTCATATCTGTGCCATTTGGAACATGTGCGGGAATTGCCGGTTTGTTTTTGACCGGACAGAACCTTTCGTTGTTTGCGCTAATCGGGATCATCAGCATGATCGGCGTCGTGCTTGCAAACGCCATCATGTTAATACAGTTCATCGATGATGAACGCTTAAAAGGGGCCTCCGTGCTTGACGCATGTAAAACCGCAGGGGTAAAGCGCCTCAGAGCGATCCTGACAAGTACGACCACCGCGACCTTAGGGCTGCTGCCTCTTGCTGTCGGGGGCGATACTTTATTTATACCGATGGCAAGATTGCTTATGTCGGGGCTCATAATATCCATGATGATCAATCTTATCTTCGTTCCGATTATTTATCATCTGGTATACAGCGACGGGAAAGATAATGATCCTGCAAACAGTCCTGCAGCTATTTGA
- a CDS encoding tyramine oxidase subunit B, translating into MANPKIDFIYLNEEDMIRAGVTDMAGCVEAMEEMFKLLKTGDYRMGGANANSHGVMMTFPDSSPFPNMPKNGPDRRFMAMPAYLGGKFDMAGMKWYGSNVENREKGLPRSILMLTLNDKDTGAPLAYMSANILSAYRTGAVPGVGIKYFAREDSKVVGIIGPGVMSKTAFDAAMATRPGIETVKIKGRSRISVDSFIQYVQEKYPTVKDIRIVQTEEEAVRDADIVSVATSSPTGDPSVYPYIQEDWIKPGAVLCCPASARFDDDFILNRARNVADNIQLYEAWAEEMEFPAYHSIPIPAVHCMDLIAEGKMRKDQIDDLGDILMGTVPVHRKENEIVIYSVGGMPIEDVAWGTIVYRNALAKGIGTKLNLWETPYLA; encoded by the coding sequence ATGGCAAACCCAAAGATTGATTTCATCTATCTGAATGAAGAAGACATGATCAGGGCAGGCGTTACCGATATGGCAGGCTGTGTAGAGGCCATGGAAGAAATGTTTAAGTTATTAAAAACAGGGGATTACCGCATGGGTGGTGCCAATGCCAATTCCCACGGCGTCATGATGACCTTCCCGGATAGTTCCCCCTTCCCTAACATGCCGAAGAATGGGCCGGACCGAAGATTTATGGCTATGCCCGCCTACCTGGGCGGGAAGTTCGATATGGCTGGTATGAAGTGGTACGGTTCTAATGTAGAAAACAGAGAAAAAGGCCTGCCCCGATCCATCTTAATGCTTACTTTAAATGATAAAGACACCGGGGCGCCCTTAGCCTACATGTCGGCCAATATCTTAAGTGCTTACCGAACGGGAGCTGTTCCCGGGGTGGGAATCAAATATTTCGCCCGGGAAGACTCCAAAGTTGTGGGAATCATCGGCCCTGGCGTTATGAGCAAGACGGCCTTTGATGCGGCCATGGCAACCAGACCCGGTATTGAAACCGTAAAGATTAAAGGAAGAAGCCGGATATCCGTGGACAGCTTTATTCAATATGTGCAAGAGAAATATCCCACCGTTAAAGATATACGAATTGTTCAAACTGAAGAAGAAGCCGTAAGGGATGCAGATATTGTCAGTGTAGCTACATCCAGTCCTACGGGGGATCCCAGCGTCTACCCCTATATTCAGGAGGACTGGATTAAACCAGGGGCTGTACTTTGCTGTCCGGCGTCTGCCAGATTTGATGATGATTTTATCTTAAACCGGGCCAGGAATGTAGCAGATAATATCCAATTATATGAAGCATGGGCGGAAGAAATGGAGTTCCCGGCTTACCATTCCATTCCCATTCCTGCCGTACATTGCATGGATTTGATTGCTGAAGGCAAGATGAGGAAAGACCAGATTGACGATTTAGGGGATATCTTAATGGGCACGGTTCCTGTGCACAGAAAAGAAAATGAAATCGTGATCTATTCCGTAGGGGGTATGCCCATCGAGGATGTTGCCTGGGGGACTATTGTCTACCGAAACGCTTTGGCTAAAGGAATCGGAACAAAATTGAACCTGTGGGAAACTCCTTATTTAGCCTAA
- a CDS encoding APC family permease, giving the protein MKLENSIQPTLKRTLQTRDLVIYGLVFMIPMAPAAMYGTFLGPAGGMVALCYLIGMIAMFFTGMSYRTMSQKYPMAGSVYVYVQKGVSAPLGFLTGWSILLDYFLLPATVVIIGSSFANALIPSIPLWIWVIGFIILSTVINIIGIDLMSKCSWILFALQIIVILVFLACVIHLWLNGTIKFNTISFYNPAQFNMSGVLQATGIVILSYLGFDAISTLAEEAIKPEKSIGKAIIWSIIIIGIIFMVITFFAGLAYPNYEELNVDTAFIDIVNFVGGPWLTVLTNITLILSFGIATCQASQAAVARILFAMGRDGVLPKKLGYVNEKHQTPVVATIFVGLVTAPIALFCSLGFISTLVSFGALVGFILLNVAVVWRFFIQDKECPKDGKAIIQYLICPLIGLVVTLWIFINLGTAAHTIGLVWLAAGLMYLLAVTKGFRNPVPQMELS; this is encoded by the coding sequence ATGAAACTAGAAAACAGTATACAACCGACGTTAAAACGAACACTTCAAACAAGAGACTTGGTTATCTATGGATTGGTGTTTATGATACCAATGGCACCGGCGGCTATGTATGGAACGTTTCTGGGACCAGCCGGCGGAATGGTGGCACTTTGCTATTTGATCGGGATGATAGCAATGTTCTTCACGGGGATGAGCTATCGCACGATGTCGCAAAAATATCCAATGGCAGGTTCAGTATATGTATATGTACAGAAGGGTGTTTCTGCTCCACTGGGATTTCTGACCGGCTGGTCCATCCTGCTGGACTACTTTTTGCTTCCCGCTACGGTTGTCATTATTGGCAGTTCCTTTGCCAATGCTTTGATTCCCTCTATCCCTCTTTGGATATGGGTCATTGGTTTCATAATTCTCAGTACGGTCATCAATATCATTGGTATTGATCTGATGTCCAAGTGCAGTTGGATTTTATTTGCTCTGCAAATCATTGTCATCCTGGTCTTTCTTGCCTGTGTCATCCACCTTTGGCTTAATGGCACCATAAAGTTTAACACTATTTCTTTTTACAATCCTGCCCAGTTTAATATGTCAGGTGTACTCCAGGCAACGGGTATTGTCATTTTGAGTTATCTTGGTTTCGATGCCATCAGCACCCTTGCGGAAGAAGCTATCAAACCTGAAAAATCCATTGGTAAAGCAATTATTTGGTCGATTATAATCATTGGCATCATTTTTATGGTTATCACCTTTTTTGCCGGACTCGCCTATCCCAACTATGAAGAGCTGAATGTGGATACTGCCTTTATCGACATCGTTAATTTCGTGGGCGGCCCATGGCTTACCGTCTTGACCAACATTACCCTCATATTATCCTTCGGCATCGCAACCTGTCAGGCTTCTCAGGCTGCCGTAGCCAGAATCCTGTTCGCCATGGGCAGAGACGGTGTGTTGCCTAAGAAACTTGGCTATGTCAATGAGAAGCATCAGACTCCGGTTGTTGCCACAATCTTTGTGGGTCTGGTTACTGCCCCCATTGCCCTATTCTGCTCTCTGGGGTTCATTTCCACCCTAGTAAGCTTCGGTGCGTTGGTTGGCTTCATTCTGCTTAATGTTGCTGTTGTCTGGAGATTCTTCATTCAAGATAAAGAATGCCCAAAAGATGGCAAAGCTATTATACAATATCTGATCTGTCCTTTAATCGGCTTAGTTGTGACCCTCTGGATCTTTATTAATTTAGGAACAGCCGCCCATACCATTGGCCTCGTCTGGTTAGCCGCAGGATTAATGTATCTGCTGGCTGTCACGAAGGGTTTCCGAAATCCTGTTCCTCAAATGGAGCTGAGCTGA
- a CDS encoding (2Fe-2S)-binding protein: protein MRITEHPILGKPAEKRTIEFSYDGKTITGLEGEPIAMALEAAGVLIHRYTKKHHQPRGVFCAIGRCTDCVMVVNGQPNVRTCITPLEAGMKVQTQYGLRAKEQ, encoded by the coding sequence ATGAGAATCACGGAACATCCCATCCTGGGAAAACCAGCTGAAAAAAGAACCATTGAATTCAGCTATGACGGAAAAACAATAACCGGCCTGGAGGGGGAGCCAATTGCCATGGCCCTGGAAGCTGCCGGTGTCCTTATCCACCGTTATACGAAAAAACATCATCAGCCCAGAGGCGTTTTTTGTGCAATCGGCAGATGCACCGACTGTGTCATGGTGGTCAACGGACAGCCGAATGTCAGAACCTGCATTACACCTTTAGAAGCCGGAATGAAGGTTCAGACTCAATACGGGTTAAGGGCAAAGGAGCAGTAA
- a CDS encoding helix-turn-helix domain-containing protein, with translation MRNYTPSLSNNELNPKQPEFVLATSTYSKKCLMNYNISHFYTFTAEADKMGVIPDACIDILFWKKDDKIKAKIAGTFLQKGEAPTDLKCEYFGVRFLPGINPVNNIMKLSELVNHEEDFEDMIAQYDDKEQLLETMYWAGSFEEKVQAFLNFYIKQSDHSLENEGSLKRVMRKVILTSNGNLKLADLSAYTGYSERYLNQKIHQEFGMNPKNLIRLIRFQKSVSNLISSIPRINCTDTALAAGYYDQSHFIKEFMNLSGLTPTVYIKNLLDNGYDKKLHVIA, from the coding sequence ATGAGGAATTATACCCCAAGCTTAAGCAATAATGAACTGAACCCCAAGCAGCCGGAGTTTGTTCTTGCCACATCCACTTACTCTAAAAAATGTTTAATGAACTATAATATCTCCCACTTTTATACCTTTACTGCGGAAGCAGATAAAATGGGCGTCATCCCCGATGCCTGTATTGACATTTTATTCTGGAAAAAAGACGATAAAATAAAAGCCAAAATCGCAGGAACCTTTCTGCAAAAAGGCGAAGCTCCCACTGATTTGAAATGCGAGTATTTTGGGGTGCGCTTTTTACCCGGCATTAACCCCGTCAATAATATTATGAAACTGAGTGAGCTGGTCAACCATGAAGAAGATTTTGAGGATATGATTGCCCAGTATGATGACAAAGAACAATTGCTGGAAACCATGTATTGGGCCGGCTCATTTGAGGAGAAAGTGCAGGCCTTCCTGAATTTCTATATAAAACAAAGTGATCATTCCCTTGAGAATGAGGGTAGCTTAAAGCGTGTCATGCGCAAGGTTATCCTGACTTCAAACGGCAATCTGAAACTGGCGGATTTGAGTGCTTACACAGGATATTCGGAGAGATACCTGAATCAGAAAATCCATCAGGAGTTTGGCATGAATCCTAAAAACCTTATTCGCTTAATCCGCTTTCAGAAATCCGTCAGCAATCTGATCAGTTCCATCCCCAGGATAAACTGCACGGATACGGCCCTGGCTGCCGGGTATTATGATCAATCCCATTTTATCAAAGAATTTATGAATCTTTCCGGTTTAACCCCTACCGTTTATATTAAAAATTTGCTGGATAATGGCTATGACAAGAAATTGCATGTTATTGCCTGA
- a CDS encoding Rid family hydrolase yields the protein MKRINYSSGAPLEGRIGYSRMVKVGDHVYIGGTTAVQPDGSVSGETAYEQAKYIFSKFMDLLERAEAKPEDVIKIKAYVTDMKFAPETGDAFSEFFKDIGPLFTMVETPKLNRPTQLVEIELEAVIGCKKI from the coding sequence ATGAAGAGAATCAACTATTCCTCCGGAGCGCCTTTGGAAGGGAGGATCGGATACTCCAGAATGGTCAAAGTCGGAGACCATGTGTACATTGGCGGTACCACGGCGGTGCAGCCGGATGGTTCTGTATCTGGAGAAACAGCTTATGAACAGGCTAAATATATATTTAGTAAGTTTATGGATCTTTTGGAAAGGGCAGAGGCGAAGCCGGAAGATGTCATTAAGATTAAAGCCTATGTGACAGACATGAAATTTGCGCCAGAAACTGGTGATGCCTTCTCAGAATTTTTTAAAGACATAGGCCCTTTGTTTACCATGGTGGAAACACCAAAATTAAACCGTCCGACACAGTTGGTGGAAATAGAATTGGAAGCTGTCATCGGGTGTAAAAAAATTTAA
- a CDS encoding Glu/Leu/Phe/Val family dehydrogenase encodes MERAYDPYENVVTVLEQAMDVGNIDRSMFEIIKNPQRAVIVYLPVEMDDGTVRVFEGYRVQHSNIRGPFKGGVRYHQDCDLNETMALSTWMSLKCAVVNIPFGGAKGGIKVDPKTLSKQELRRLTRRYTYAIEPIIGADSDIPAPDVNTNSQTMAWILDTYSMLKGKPCPGVVTGKPVELGGSRGRESATGRGVVISSKLILEQMGETLSGVRVAIQGMGNVGANAARIFHHRGAKVIAISDISGGLYCSDGLDIDLISDFVTDGENLLKDYNAPGVTHISNRELLLCECDILVPSAMENQINEELAQKIKCRFIVEGANGPTTAAADTILSERGINLVPDVFANSGGVIVSYFEWVQNIQTLTWERDQVNEMLEGIMTKAFYEILKEVEVSKCSLRMAAYILAIRRLLYAEEIKGIFP; translated from the coding sequence ATGGAAAGAGCCTATGATCCTTATGAAAATGTTGTCACAGTACTCGAACAGGCTATGGATGTGGGAAACATCGACAGATCAATGTTCGAGATCATTAAGAACCCGCAGCGAGCGGTCATTGTCTACCTACCGGTGGAAATGGACGACGGAACCGTGCGTGTATTTGAGGGCTACCGGGTTCAGCACTCCAACATCAGAGGACCGTTCAAGGGCGGTGTCCGCTATCATCAAGACTGCGACCTAAACGAAACAATGGCTCTGTCCACTTGGATGTCCCTCAAATGTGCCGTAGTGAATATACCCTTCGGCGGAGCGAAGGGCGGGATTAAGGTGGATCCCAAAACACTATCAAAACAAGAGCTGCGTCGTCTGACACGTAGATATACCTATGCCATTGAGCCAATCATCGGCGCAGATTCGGATATTCCCGCACCCGATGTGAACACCAACAGTCAGACGATGGCCTGGATTCTAGATACCTACAGTATGCTCAAGGGCAAGCCCTGTCCGGGTGTGGTAACGGGCAAGCCGGTGGAACTAGGCGGTTCAAGGGGACGAGAATCTGCCACCGGCCGCGGCGTTGTCATCAGCAGTAAGCTGATTCTAGAACAAATGGGGGAAACATTGTCCGGAGTGAGAGTTGCTATCCAGGGAATGGGAAATGTGGGAGCAAACGCGGCGCGTATTTTTCATCACAGAGGGGCAAAAGTTATCGCCATTAGTGATATATCCGGCGGTCTATATTGCAGCGATGGTCTAGACATAGATCTAATCTCGGACTTTGTCACAGATGGAGAAAATTTACTAAAGGACTATAACGCACCTGGTGTAACCCATATCTCTAACCGGGAATTGTTGCTATGTGAATGCGACATTCTGGTTCCATCAGCTATGGAGAATCAGATTAATGAAGAGCTGGCTCAAAAAATAAAATGCCGATTTATCGTCGAAGGAGCCAACGGTCCTACCACAGCGGCGGCAGACACTATTCTGTCAGAGCGGGGCATCAACCTCGTACCGGATGTTTTTGCCAATAGCGGCGGTGTTATCGTGTCCTACTTTGAGTGGGTCCAGAACATCCAGACACTGACCTGGGAACGGGACCAAGTCAATGAGATGCTGGAGGGTATTATGACCAAGGCTTTTTATGAAATATTGAAGGAAGTCGAGGTCTCCAAATGCAGCCTGCGCATGGCGGCCTATATTCTGGCAATTCGCCGTCTTCTATATGCAGAAGAGATTAAGGGTATTTTTCCCTAA
- a CDS encoding (2Fe-2S)-binding protein gives MGKIKDRLTDIGKYVPRGDDDLIICRCEEISKGEIRQAIHDGMFTLSEIRRYLRAGMGLCQGQTCSRLVKGIIAAELGISPLEIEPAPARAPMRPIPMKVLGNERKEV, from the coding sequence ATGGGCAAAATAAAGGATCGTTTAACGGATATTGGCAAGTATGTTCCCCGGGGGGATGATGACCTGATTATCTGCCGCTGTGAGGAAATCAGCAAAGGGGAAATCCGCCAGGCAATTCATGACGGCATGTTCACCCTGTCGGAAATCCGCAGATATTTAAGGGCCGGTATGGGGCTTTGTCAGGGACAGACCTGCTCCAGACTGGTTAAAGGAATTATCGCCGCTGAACTGGGGATATCCCCTCTGGAGATAGAGCCGGCACCAGCCAGGGCTCCTATGCGTCCTATCCCCATGAAAGTTTTGGGAAATGAACGGAAGGAGGTCTGA
- a CDS encoding FAD-dependent oxidoreductase: MKRYDLIIIGAGPAGLSAAIEAAKRGVKAIVFDENPKPGGQLFKQIHKFFGSKEHKAKIRGFKIGEELLKEANDYGVEVILNAIVIGLYMDKEITVQIGTEILHYKGDAVIVATGASENMVPFPGWTLPGVIGAGAAQTMMNLHSVKPGNRVLMLGSGNVGLVVSFQLMQAGCEVEALVDAASQVGGYGVHASKVARCGVPFYLSHTIIKAEGEESVTGVSIGEVDRTWQVIPGTEKHFEVDTICLAVGLSPMSQLLSMAGCNMQDTPGGFVPVCTARGETSVPGIFAAGDVSGIEEASSAMIEGRISGLAAANYLGFITAEELGAAVNELKKALQSLREGMFAPENRGKVIAETEEGIAVSHNLLRKGYLDEPEILRFPGVSKAAGIHPVIECTQNIPCNPCQSACPKKCIVIGEKISALPAIDPEKECSGCGLCVASCPGQAIFLVNEDYEPGWASITLPYEFLPLPAAGDEGIALDRGGREVCRAEVTNVKAAQAFDHTNLLTIKVPAEVAMKVRFFRGLEAELWAK, translated from the coding sequence ATGAAACGATACGATTTAATCATTATTGGGGCCGGTCCGGCGGGTTTATCAGCCGCGATTGAAGCTGCCAAGCGGGGAGTCAAGGCGATTGTCTTTGATGAAAACCCTAAACCCGGCGGCCAGCTTTTTAAGCAAATTCATAAATTTTTCGGTTCCAAGGAGCATAAGGCCAAGATCCGGGGCTTTAAAATCGGTGAAGAGTTATTAAAAGAAGCCAACGATTACGGTGTTGAAGTCATTTTAAATGCGATAGTAATCGGCTTGTACATGGATAAAGAAATCACTGTGCAAATCGGAACTGAAATCCTTCATTATAAAGGGGATGCTGTCATAGTCGCAACGGGAGCCTCGGAAAATATGGTGCCCTTTCCAGGCTGGACCTTGCCTGGCGTTATTGGTGCCGGCGCGGCCCAAACTATGATGAACCTGCATAGTGTTAAACCGGGGAACCGTGTCCTGATGCTGGGCTCCGGAAACGTGGGGCTGGTGGTAAGCTTTCAGCTTATGCAGGCCGGCTGTGAAGTGGAAGCCCTGGTGGACGCGGCCTCTCAGGTGGGGGGATACGGTGTTCATGCTTCGAAAGTGGCCAGGTGCGGCGTGCCCTTTTACCTTTCTCATACAATTATCAAAGCTGAAGGGGAAGAGTCTGTGACCGGCGTCAGCATCGGTGAGGTTGACCGTACCTGGCAGGTCATTCCCGGCACGGAGAAACATTTTGAGGTAGACACTATTTGCCTGGCTGTTGGTCTGTCACCCATGTCTCAGCTCCTCAGCATGGCCGGCTGCAATATGCAGGATACCCCAGGCGGGTTTGTACCGGTCTGCACTGCCAGGGGGGAAACCAGTGTCCCGGGAATCTTTGCCGCCGGTGATGTTTCAGGCATTGAAGAAGCCAGTTCCGCTATGATCGAAGGCCGAATTTCCGGTCTCGCTGCCGCAAACTACCTGGGTTTTATCACGGCGGAGGAGCTGGGGGCCGCAGTAAATGAACTGAAAAAGGCTCTGCAAAGTTTGCGGGAAGGAATGTTTGCCCCGGAAAACAGAGGCAAGGTTATTGCTGAAACGGAGGAGGGAATTGCTGTTTCCCATAATCTGCTCAGAAAAGGATATCTGGATGAGCCTGAAATCCTGCGTTTTCCCGGTGTCAGCAAAGCCGCGGGAATTCATCCCGTCATTGAATGTACCCAGAATATTCCTTGTAACCCCTGTCAGAGTGCCTGTCCGAAAAAGTGCATCGTCATTGGGGAGAAAATTTCTGCTCTTCCCGCCATTGATCCGGAAAAAGAATGCAGCGGCTGCGGCCTGTGTGTGGCCTCCTGTCCCGGTCAGGCCATCTTTCTTGTCAACGAAGACTATGAACCGGGCTGGGCCTCCATAACCCTGCCCTATGAGTTTTTACCTCTTCCGGCAGCGGGAGATGAGGGGATAGCCTTGGACCGGGGAGGCAGGGAAGTGTGCCGGGCAGAGGTTACGAATGTAAAAGCTGCCCAGGCATTTGATCATACGAATTTGCTCACGATCAAAGTTCCCGCTGAGGTGGCAATGAAGGTCCGGTTTTTCCGGGGTTTGGAGGCAGAGCTATGGGCAAAATAA